One genomic window of Nicotiana sylvestris chromosome 10, ASM39365v2, whole genome shotgun sequence includes the following:
- the LOC104231344 gene encoding uncharacterized protein: MALPNFDALKDLHDSANDMLHSPVIKREIAHQGQEKWAHEVSETSLRMLDVCGTTKDVLLLVKDHVHDLKSTFRRITVGENATAENKFAPYQCHRKKLKKEMLKRLHSLKGMKNNKCINSSSLSLENSVKDKENNLMVVVNVLREVRVATISILESLMSLMSMPSPNTRKTNYKGYFGSKLMRANSLSSWEKCDAMTLQCANKRLGAVEMAIEDLEGELECIIRRLIRTRVSLLNILTY; this comes from the coding sequence ATGGCCCTTCCCAATTTTGATGCTCTAAAGGACTTGCACGACTCAGCCAACGACATGCTTCACTCACCAGTAATCAAACGAGAAATAGCACATCAAGGACAAGAGAAATGGGCTCATGAAGTTTCAGAAACGTCTTTAAGAATGCTGGACGTTTGTGGTACAACCAAAGATGTCCTTTTGCTAGTTAAGGATCATGTCCATGACCTCAAGTCCACTTTCAGAAGAATCACCGTTGGTGAAAACGCAACTGCAGAAAATAAGTTTGCACCTTATCAATGTCACAGGaagaagttgaagaaagaaaTGTTAAAACGCTTGCATTCCTTAAAAGGGATGAAAAATAACAAGTGCATAAACTCATCATCATTATCACTAGAGAACTCGGTGAAAGATAAAGAAAATAATCTTATGGTGGTTGTGAATGTGTTAAGAGAAGTAAGAGTGGCAACAATTTCTATTTTGGAATCTTTGATGTCACTTATGTCTATGCCAAGTCCAAATACAAGGAAAACAAATTATAAAGGGTATTTTGGTTCAAAGTTGATGAGAGCAAACAGCTTAAGTTCTTGGGAAAAATGCGACGCCATGACGCTGCAATGTGCCAATAAAAGATTGGGAGCAGTGGAAATGGCCATTGAAGATCTTGAAGGAGAGCTGGAATGTATTATCCGGCGATTGATTCGGACAAGAGTTTCATTACTGAATATACTTACCTACTAG
- the LOC138879578 gene encoding uncharacterized protein → MQKPRTFTPLGEAYTTLFHKLKQIGLLSPVEAKLPNPLLGNLNHSVSCEYCSGAPRHDTEKCWKLKTTIQDLIDTNRIEVQAPGAPNINENPLPVHHEVHMVELVHEGGKPKTPAQTVMMIRASTNEESTSGKAVVQSGAVYDKPFVIAGKGSSITMKRPESVRAVLQGVANKPRLVVKGVHVGPVVIKPVIQLPMTSEKVVPWNYSQVTVTHKGKKVVEDVCEAQGLTRSGRCFAPAELRRVNLETIKKPVTGEEAEEFLKRMKAHDYSIIEQLRKTPAQISLLSLLIHSNDHCQALMKILNEAYVPDKLSVNHLEKVAPKIFEANRVTFSDDELPVEGTEHNMALYMTVKCEESVVTRALFDNESSANICPLATLNKLKVADDRIHQNSVCVRGFDGGGINTVGL, encoded by the exons atgcagaagccaagaacatttactccgttgggagaagcCTATACTACCCTGTTTCACAAATTGAAGCAAATAGGCCTACTAAGTCctgttgaagccaaattgccaaatcccctccTCGGAAATCTGAACCATTcagtgagttgcgaatattgttcgggtgctcccaggcatgatactgagaaatgctGGAAGTTGAAGACgaccatacaagatcttattgacacaaataggatcgaggttcaggcaccaggggcACCCAACATTAATGAAAAtccgttaccggtgcaccatgaagtGCACATGGTCGAATTAGTGCACGAGGGGGGAAAACCAAAAACACCcgcacaaacggtaatgatgattcgcgccagtactaatgaagagtcgaccagtggaaaggcagtggtacagtcggGAGCGGTATATGACAAGCCCTTTGTGATAGCAGGGAAAGGGTCGTCTATTACTATGAAGAGGCCAGAGTCAGTCAGAGCAGTGTTGCAGGGAGTAGCAAACAAACCAAGgttggtagtaaaaggggtccatgtgggaccagttgttatcaagccAGTCATACAGTTGCCGATGACAAGTGAGAAGGTTGTGCCGTGGAactacagtcaagtgacggtgACGCATAAGGGGAAGAAGGTTGTGGAAGACGTATGCGAAGCACAAGGGTTAACtcgatcgggaaggtgttttgctcccgcagagttgagaagggtcaatcttgaaacaataaagaaacctgtaacgggggaagaagcagaggaatttttgaagagGATGAAGGCACAtgattactcaattatagagcaattgagaaagaccccagcccagatttcgttgctatccttgttaatccattcaaacgATCACTGTCAGGCcctaatgaagattctgaacgaggcctacgtcccggacaagctctcagtgaaccatttggagaaagtaGCGCCCAAGATCTTTGAAgcaaaccgagtgacattctctgacgatgagttaccagtagagggtactgaacacaacatgGCACTCTATATGACGGTAAAgtgcgaagaatcggtggtcactcgagcattATTTGATAACgagtcaagtgccaatatctgtcctctagccactctcaacaagctaaaggttgctgatgacaGGATCCACCAGAACagtgtctgcgtccgaggttttgatgggggcggcattaacacagtag ggttgtaa